A DNA window from Bradyrhizobium barranii subsp. barranii contains the following coding sequences:
- a CDS encoding AraC family transcriptional regulator: MVISRWQGTSRNEHSFEVSGEYHILAIALQPSQLSLQLGPKLFPRQEIVPGMIQITPPGLPARAVYSQPYDTLHLHIPNMLLMECFEWSHGKWPPDGVALRDPLHARDVLLQKLGTTLTSIDDLPNGRLFADFLSLAIITHLLGLYGEASPSRTRRTIALSKWRLKRVVEFIETHLDTPVALADLAGSAGLSSMHFAAQFRAATGIRPHEYLLRRRIARAQTMLATTDMPIVELALTVGFSSQAHFTVVFKRLSGLTPLRWRRVHFVRS; this comes from the coding sequence TTGGTCATCTCACGTTGGCAAGGGACGAGTCGAAATGAACATTCATTTGAAGTTTCCGGCGAGTATCACATCCTTGCAATTGCTCTTCAGCCTTCACAGCTCTCGCTACAGCTCGGACCAAAACTGTTCCCGCGCCAAGAGATAGTTCCCGGCATGATCCAGATTACGCCGCCAGGACTCCCGGCGCGTGCCGTCTACTCCCAACCTTATGATACCCTCCACCTTCACATTCCGAACATGCTTCTAATGGAGTGCTTCGAGTGGTCTCACGGCAAATGGCCGCCGGATGGAGTTGCTCTCCGAGATCCTCTGCATGCTCGGGACGTACTACTGCAGAAACTCGGAACGACACTAACATCGATTGACGATCTTCCGAACGGCCGTCTGTTTGCTGATTTTTTGAGCCTAGCGATTATTACGCACCTTCTCGGCCTTTACGGCGAGGCCTCACCTTCAAGAACTCGAAGGACCATCGCACTTTCCAAATGGCGGTTGAAACGCGTAGTCGAATTCATTGAGACGCACCTCGACACACCGGTGGCGCTCGCGGATCTCGCTGGCTCCGCCGGCCTAAGCTCCATGCATTTCGCTGCGCAGTTTCGCGCAGCCACTGGCATTCGCCCCCATGAATATCTGCTACGCCGCCGCATCGCGAGGGCGCAGACCATGTTGGCGACAACAGATATGCCTATTGTTGAGCTGGCCTTGACGGTTGGATTCAGTTCTCAGGCGCACTTTACGGTGGTCTTCAAACGTCTCTCCGGTCTAACGCCACTTCGATGGCGCCGCGTTCATTTCGTGCGATCATGA
- a CDS encoding ATP-binding protein — translation MTGRPIKAPRSKRRQQADGNRGRTASPVLYGREDDIALIDALIERVRDGGAALAVSGEPGIGKSALLEVAQDRAQSHGMRVLRLCGVTSEAHLPFAALHQAVGPMLKQTRSLPARQRSALQAAFGLSDVMTTPDLFLIGLATLNLLTASAARKPILLLADDVQWLDQPSHDVLAFISRRLSSDPIVLLMAIREGSNRSFPYSDESRHRLSRLSMTAAERLLDAQAPDLSLDLRRRFLDEAAGNPLALVELPRGERRSMIGETTWLPLTDRLERAFLSRVSGLPIATRTLLLVIAENDSRSLREVFDAGEVLLNDSVGLDALAPAVSAMLIEIDNIEARFRHPLIRSAVHQSADPKMRHDVHAALARVIKDQSDRAIWHRMASTVGPDNTLAEQLDEAAARSQRRGALAMAILALENAARLSSTRVARTERLLRAAGFAADLGQPETVERLIHEADLDQTQPRLRARFAWLREIGQPLLVNDPGRTLALVRFAEDARTDGANGLALNLLWRASERCWWGNANDTVRTSILAAANELGSPPTDPRMIAIAGYAEPLKHGHHVYQQLSAYAPAGVANPVAAWTLGLAANTIGAFDFGVSWLTEASTALREQGRLGALARVLFARSFAETETGDWMGALKSSAESIRLGEETGRTAWVVAATIVQARLAAMRGNLDAAEALAKNAERLVRLPGASFWLAMLQNVRGIAALGAGRPAEAFEHLQRVHMPADPAFNTSLQFYWLVDYVEAAVSCGQEAAAAAVIDVVERRTAPIAVPWVRMMLAHGKALLASPARAETFFQEGLGAIGQNWPFSRGRLLLAYGEWLRRQRRVMEARAPLRTARDILDALGASPWSDRARRELRAAGETSRPRKNLMLDELTPQELQIAELAAGGLSNKEIGTRLYLSHRTVGSHLYRIFPKLGVTTRSGLQAALNRSPRSTA, via the coding sequence ATGACAGGACGCCCGATAAAGGCGCCGCGGTCGAAGCGACGGCAACAAGCTGACGGAAATCGGGGGCGTACCGCGTCACCCGTTCTCTATGGGCGCGAGGACGATATTGCACTTATTGACGCGCTGATCGAGCGGGTCCGTGACGGCGGAGCCGCACTGGCCGTCAGCGGCGAACCAGGTATCGGAAAATCTGCATTGCTTGAAGTTGCGCAGGACCGCGCTCAGTCGCATGGAATGCGCGTACTCCGCCTCTGCGGGGTAACGTCCGAGGCCCATTTGCCCTTTGCGGCGCTTCACCAGGCTGTTGGACCGATGCTGAAGCAGACGAGATCGCTGCCGGCGCGCCAGCGCTCGGCTTTGCAGGCCGCATTCGGCCTGAGCGATGTTATGACCACGCCAGATTTATTCCTCATCGGTCTGGCGACGCTCAATCTTCTGACCGCGAGTGCTGCGCGCAAACCCATCCTGCTGCTCGCGGACGACGTCCAGTGGCTCGACCAGCCCAGCCATGACGTACTCGCGTTCATCTCCCGCCGACTGAGCTCTGATCCAATCGTTCTTCTAATGGCGATTCGGGAAGGCTCGAACCGATCTTTTCCATATTCGGACGAGTCGCGTCATCGACTGTCAAGGCTCAGCATGACCGCGGCCGAACGCCTGCTCGACGCCCAAGCGCCCGATCTCTCGCTAGATCTGCGTCGTCGTTTTCTGGACGAGGCGGCAGGCAATCCGCTCGCGCTCGTTGAGTTACCGCGCGGCGAGCGCAGGTCGATGATCGGCGAGACGACGTGGCTGCCGCTTACCGACCGCCTGGAGCGCGCCTTCCTGAGCAGGGTCTCGGGTCTTCCGATAGCCACCCGCACTCTGCTGCTCGTGATCGCAGAGAACGACAGCAGATCGCTGCGCGAGGTATTTGACGCGGGCGAAGTGCTGCTTAACGACAGCGTCGGGCTTGACGCCCTCGCGCCGGCGGTATCAGCGATGCTGATTGAGATCGACAACATTGAAGCGCGATTTCGTCACCCTCTCATTCGTTCAGCGGTGCATCAGTCAGCGGACCCAAAGATGCGCCACGATGTCCATGCCGCACTGGCCCGCGTCATCAAGGACCAATCAGATCGTGCAATTTGGCATCGGATGGCGTCGACCGTCGGACCCGACAATACTCTGGCGGAGCAGCTCGACGAAGCTGCCGCGCGATCGCAACGTCGCGGCGCCTTGGCGATGGCAATACTCGCGCTGGAGAATGCGGCGCGACTGAGCAGCACACGCGTGGCAAGAACCGAACGGCTGCTGCGCGCGGCCGGGTTTGCCGCCGACCTCGGGCAGCCGGAAACGGTGGAGCGCTTGATACACGAGGCGGACCTGGATCAGACGCAGCCGCGCCTGCGGGCGCGGTTTGCCTGGCTCCGAGAGATTGGCCAGCCTCTGCTGGTCAACGACCCTGGGCGGACCCTCGCGCTGGTCCGCTTTGCCGAGGATGCGCGGACGGACGGCGCCAACGGCTTGGCGCTCAATCTGCTGTGGCGTGCTAGTGAGCGCTGCTGGTGGGGCAATGCGAACGATACAGTGCGCACGAGTATCCTCGCGGCCGCGAATGAACTGGGATCTCCACCGACCGATCCGCGCATGATTGCTATCGCCGGCTATGCCGAACCGCTAAAGCACGGGCATCATGTGTATCAGCAGCTTTCGGCGTACGCCCCTGCAGGTGTTGCGAACCCGGTGGCGGCGTGGACTCTGGGTCTTGCGGCCAATACGATCGGCGCGTTCGACTTCGGCGTCAGTTGGCTGACCGAGGCGAGTACTGCGTTGCGTGAGCAGGGACGGCTCGGAGCGCTGGCACGGGTGCTTTTCGCGCGAAGCTTCGCAGAGACCGAGACGGGCGACTGGATGGGCGCATTAAAAAGTTCTGCGGAGTCGATACGGTTGGGGGAGGAAACGGGTCGAACGGCCTGGGTCGTGGCGGCGACGATAGTGCAAGCGCGACTCGCTGCGATGCGGGGCAATCTCGATGCCGCGGAGGCTCTCGCGAAAAACGCGGAGCGGCTAGTGCGGTTGCCGGGCGCCAGTTTTTGGCTGGCAATGTTGCAGAATGTACGCGGTATCGCCGCGCTCGGGGCCGGCCGGCCCGCTGAGGCTTTCGAACACCTACAGCGCGTGCACATGCCCGCGGATCCCGCGTTCAACACTAGCTTGCAGTTTTACTGGCTCGTTGACTACGTCGAGGCTGCCGTGTCATGCGGCCAAGAAGCCGCGGCCGCCGCCGTCATCGATGTGGTTGAGCGACGTACGGCGCCCATAGCCGTGCCGTGGGTCCGGATGATGCTCGCCCATGGCAAGGCCCTGCTTGCCTCACCGGCCCGCGCGGAGACGTTCTTTCAGGAGGGCCTCGGCGCCATCGGGCAGAACTGGCCGTTTTCGCGCGGGCGATTGTTGCTTGCCTATGGCGAATGGTTGCGGCGTCAGCGGCGCGTCATGGAGGCGCGAGCACCTCTGCGAACAGCGCGCGACATCCTAGATGCGCTGGGAGCGTCGCCCTGGAGCGATCGGGCAAGACGGGAGTTGCGCGCCGCAGGCGAAACCAGTCGCCCCCGGAAAAACCTCATGCTCGACGAGCTGACGCCCCAGGAACTGCAAATTGCGGAACTCGCGGCCGGAGGACTTTCGAACAAGGAAATCGGCACACGGCTCTATTTATCTCATCGGACCGTCGGCTCTCACCTGTACCGGATCTTTCCGAAACTCGGCGTCACGACGCGGTCAGGTCTACAAGCGGCGTTGAACCGCTCTCCTCGATCCACCGCCTGA
- a CDS encoding DUF4331 family protein, with protein MSHHLDSPLARQDIRLDITDLYLFRGEIGTVFVINVCHSIAGPVPEPGYHPEGMYEFKVDSDGDAVEDMTYRITFDARDERGNQAYVLRCLRGANAADPDAAGTVVARGTTGEMVTTSEGLRIWAGHAGDPFWIEPEVLHAVGHAFQDGTPVNLAGWDPSQARNLFAGHTVYSIVLEVPDTVLLVDAPGRRRIGVWAVATLATDAGGWRPINRVGLPMIHPLFTQYNELLGNRLNAGCPADDFATYGKIVAKAIAATVTATGTAESPNAYAEMLVQRLFPNILPYVIGTSAVFGFADWNGRSLIDNAPDVMFSIAANTPIRLGIGKESVTSKPSSTFPYVPKVS; from the coding sequence ATGTCCCACCACCTTGATTCGCCGCTTGCGCGACAGGACATCCGGCTCGACATTACTGATCTGTACCTATTTCGGGGCGAGATCGGCACTGTCTTCGTGATTAACGTCTGCCACTCGATCGCCGGCCCGGTACCGGAACCGGGCTATCATCCGGAGGGCATGTACGAGTTTAAGGTCGACAGCGACGGCGATGCTGTCGAGGATATGACCTATCGCATAACATTCGACGCGCGCGACGAGCGCGGCAATCAAGCGTATGTCCTTCGCTGTCTCAGGGGGGCAAACGCCGCCGATCCTGATGCGGCTGGTACGGTCGTCGCGCGCGGAACGACGGGCGAGATGGTCACGACCTCAGAGGGGTTGCGCATCTGGGCCGGCCATGCCGGCGATCCCTTCTGGATTGAACCCGAGGTGCTTCACGCCGTGGGACATGCGTTTCAGGACGGCACCCCGGTCAATCTTGCCGGATGGGATCCGAGCCAAGCCAGGAATCTTTTCGCCGGCCATACCGTTTATTCCATCGTGCTGGAGGTGCCAGACACTGTGCTGCTCGTCGACGCGCCCGGCCGCCGCCGCATCGGCGTCTGGGCCGTGGCCACGCTTGCCACCGACGCGGGCGGATGGCGTCCGATCAATCGGGTGGGCCTGCCAATGATCCACCCGCTCTTCACCCAATACAACGAGTTGCTTGGCAACCGGCTCAATGCCGGTTGTCCGGCCGACGACTTTGCGACCTATGGCAAAATTGTTGCTAAAGCGATCGCCGCTACGGTGACCGCCACCGGCACTGCCGAGAGCCCGAACGCCTATGCCGAAATGCTTGTCCAACGCCTTTTCCCGAACATTCTTCCGTATGTTATCGGAACGTCAGCAGTGTTCGGATTCGCTGATTGGAATGGGCGGTCGCTCATAGACAACGCGCCCGACGTCATGTTTTCGATCGCTGCGAATACGCCCATCCGGCTCGGTATCGGCAAAGAATCGGTCACATCCAAACCGTCGTCAACCTTCCCATATGTTCCAAAGGTTAGTTGA
- a CDS encoding type 1 glutamine amidotransferase domain-containing protein — translation MSWKILTQHGHRVVFVTPDGRPGSCDPIMLSGIGLDPWSGIPVLRNIRILGLLLSANADARNAYTEMLRDPAFDGPIRWDRVASKDFDALLLGGGHRARGMREYLESSVLQRITAEFFADEKPVAAICHGVLLAARSKRVDGRSVLYGRKTTALPWALERKGSALAHVGRFWDRDYYRTYTEAAGQPKGYMSVQQEVTRALASSADFIDVPESDPDFKRKTSGTSRDTLTNDRPAWVVRDENYVSARWPGDTHSFARTFAEVLQARTA, via the coding sequence GTGAGCTGGAAAATACTGACCCAGCACGGCCATCGGGTCGTTTTCGTGACGCCCGACGGCAGGCCGGGCTCCTGCGACCCGATCATGCTCTCTGGTATCGGACTAGACCCCTGGAGCGGCATCCCGGTGCTCCGCAATATCCGTATCCTGGGCCTCCTGCTGAGCGCCAATGCTGATGCCCGGAATGCGTATACCGAGATGTTGCGCGATCCGGCCTTCGACGGCCCGATACGCTGGGACCGGGTTGCGTCAAAGGACTTCGACGCTCTGCTGCTCGGCGGTGGACACCGGGCGCGCGGCATGCGCGAATATCTCGAAAGTTCTGTTCTTCAGCGGATCACCGCCGAGTTCTTCGCCGATGAAAAGCCGGTGGCCGCGATCTGTCATGGCGTGCTGCTGGCCGCCCGCAGCAAGCGGGTCGATGGCCGGTCCGTGCTATATGGAAGAAAGACCACGGCGCTCCCTTGGGCACTGGAACGCAAGGGTAGTGCTCTCGCTCATGTCGGACGTTTCTGGGACCGCGACTATTATCGCACGTACACTGAGGCGGCGGGGCAACCCAAAGGATACATGTCCGTGCAGCAGGAGGTTACCCGCGCACTCGCGAGTTCTGCGGATTTCATCGACGTTCCCGAGAGTGATCCCGACTTCAAGCGAAAGACAAGCGGCACATCGCGCGACACGTTGACGAACGATCGCCCTGCCTGGGTGGTGCGGGATGAAAATTATGTCTCGGCACGCTGGCCCGGCGACACCCATAGCTTTGCCCGCACATTCGCCGAGGTACTCCAGGCGAGGACAGCGTGA
- a CDS encoding alpha/beta fold hydrolase gives MVSQNEFDYTLRWWPDQKPEFLSLTPTGPKVRYLRAGQGPALVLLHSIRTQLDLFQRVIPKLTDHFTVYAFDYPGFGWSEIVPSADYREPAMREHIVNFIERLDLRDVTLAGESLGATLALTTAAVLGDRVKQVVAFNAYDYLPGVERANLLASVIIKNVRAPLIGPIFAAMESRASLAGILKGGFRDPRSLPPDFIDELVKGGRRPGYSTVARGVYKGLPSYVAARSYYGRIDVPVTLVYGDHDWSRPAEREANRAWIKRAKMIVLKDTGHIASLECPEEFVRILIETLSTTRSAA, from the coding sequence ATGGTTAGTCAAAATGAGTTCGACTATACGCTCCGCTGGTGGCCTGATCAGAAACCGGAGTTTCTGTCGTTAACCCCCACCGGTCCAAAGGTCCGCTATTTGCGGGCCGGCCAGGGCCCGGCGTTGGTGCTGCTGCATTCGATCCGTACACAGCTCGACTTGTTTCAACGGGTGATCCCAAAACTCACCGATCACTTTACCGTATACGCGTTCGACTATCCGGGATTTGGCTGGTCGGAAATCGTTCCGAGCGCCGATTATCGAGAACCGGCGATGCGAGAGCATATCGTCAATTTCATCGAACGGCTCGACCTGCGCGACGTCACTCTGGCTGGCGAGTCGTTGGGCGCCACACTGGCATTGACGACGGCAGCGGTGCTTGGTGATCGCGTGAAACAGGTCGTCGCCTTCAATGCCTACGACTATTTGCCGGGCGTGGAGCGGGCGAACCTCCTCGCGTCGGTCATTATTAAAAACGTTCGTGCGCCCCTCATCGGGCCGATTTTCGCCGCTATGGAGAGCCGGGCCAGTCTGGCTGGTATCCTGAAAGGCGGCTTTCGTGACCCGCGCAGCCTGCCGCCGGACTTCATCGACGAGTTAGTGAAGGGTGGCAGACGGCCGGGCTATTCCACCGTTGCACGTGGCGTTTATAAAGGCCTTCCGAGCTACGTCGCGGCGAGATCGTATTACGGTCGAATCGACGTCCCGGTGACGCTTGTCTATGGCGATCATGATTGGTCACGCCCGGCCGAGCGCGAAGCGAACCGGGCTTGGATCAAGCGTGCGAAGATGATTGTCCTAAAGGACACCGGACATATTGCTTCGCTGGAGTGTCCGGAAGAATTCGTCCGAATTCTCATTGAGACCCTATCAACAACCCGCTCCGCCGCTTGA
- a CDS encoding SDR family NAD(P)-dependent oxidoreductase, whose translation MKTFLSIGTGPGMGLATAERFASEGFRVILSARNETKTKELAGQLEAKGHKVGVRTVDAAEPSSVAALVSQVESEFTGIDVLHFNAASLRKATLADQPRDTFNYDLAVNIGGAMVAAQAAAPNMIARGSGSILFTGGGFALQPHPDYLSLSIGKAGIRALAQGIFKPLQENGVHVATVTVAGLVMNSKDANAVAEEFWQLHSQPPGSWQVETVYTPAG comes from the coding sequence ATGAAGACGTTTCTTAGCATTGGCACTGGTCCGGGTATGGGCTTGGCGACAGCCGAGCGGTTTGCCAGCGAAGGATTCCGGGTCATCTTGAGCGCTCGGAATGAGACCAAGACAAAGGAGCTTGCGGGGCAACTCGAGGCGAAGGGTCATAAGGTCGGCGTGCGCACGGTCGATGCGGCTGAACCGTCGAGCGTCGCAGCGCTCGTATCGCAGGTTGAAAGCGAGTTCACCGGAATAGATGTTCTCCACTTCAATGCGGCCTCGCTGCGAAAGGCCACGTTGGCAGATCAACCGCGCGATACGTTCAACTATGATCTCGCCGTCAATATCGGTGGCGCGATGGTCGCTGCGCAAGCTGCGGCGCCTAACATGATCGCACGCGGCTCAGGTTCCATCTTGTTCACAGGCGGTGGCTTCGCCCTTCAGCCGCACCCGGATTATCTCTCTCTGAGCATCGGGAAGGCCGGTATTCGCGCGCTGGCGCAAGGCATCTTCAAGCCGCTCCAGGAAAACGGCGTCCACGTCGCGACCGTTACCGTCGCAGGCCTCGTCATGAACAGCAAAGACGCCAATGCCGTTGCCGAAGAGTTCTGGCAACTGCACAGCCAGCCTCCCGGTTCGTGGCAGGTGGAGACGGTATATACGCCCGCCGGCTGA
- a CDS encoding tetratricopeptide repeat protein has translation MANLMIRIATLATCSIALIGAFSVTSAVAAPGTEPGGSDADYSGMGQRSAYPPSSYPKRSGAKATHAPKAKKAKQSLFDAPAFAHGYRAAYSAIYDRTDYASAIEQLKTLGHDDNPNVANLIGYSYRKLGDYEQSQVWYERALKADPNHVLTWQYYGLWQLERGNREQALYHLGRIASICGTGCEEYRSLAAALEKPPGTSLVY, from the coding sequence ATGGCCAACTTGATGATCAGGATTGCGACGCTGGCAACGTGTTCGATTGCGCTGATCGGTGCGTTCTCGGTCACTTCGGCTGTTGCGGCCCCGGGCACTGAGCCAGGTGGCAGCGATGCAGACTATAGCGGGATGGGGCAACGCTCCGCTTATCCGCCTTCGTCATACCCGAAGCGGTCGGGCGCCAAGGCCACTCACGCGCCCAAGGCCAAAAAAGCCAAGCAGTCCCTGTTCGACGCCCCCGCCTTTGCTCATGGGTATCGCGCAGCTTATTCGGCGATCTACGACCGCACTGACTATGCCTCTGCGATTGAGCAATTGAAAACGCTCGGCCACGACGACAATCCAAACGTCGCCAACCTCATCGGCTACTCCTACCGCAAGCTCGGTGACTACGAGCAGTCGCAGGTCTGGTACGAGCGCGCGCTCAAGGCCGATCCGAACCACGTGCTGACGTGGCAGTATTATGGACTGTGGCAGCTCGAGCGGGGCAACCGCGAGCAAGCGCTCTATCATCTCGGCCGGATTGCATCCATTTGCGGGACTGGCTGCGAGGAGTACCGGTCGTTGGCCGCCGCGCTAGAGAAGCCGCCCGGCACTAGCCTGGTTTATTAG
- a CDS encoding ATP-binding protein has translation MSSEPKPDRLGGLQRTQGPPNVENEAPHAERRQLTVTFIDIVGSTPLSERIDPEEFFAIIRTYRDICDEQIRRYGGHIARMIGDGLLAFFGVPQAHENDPERAVRASLAIAGAIKEHKFLLSDGSFVRLGVRIGVNTGVVVVGSVPGEPPDRREVFGSTAHVAARLQGLASENGIVVGSSTYDLTRRTFSYAPLGRQALKGVEEPVEAWRAEALGSNESRFDRARRSPLAPMINRTSESALLAEMWQQTLAGSGQVGVISGEPGIGKSRLIRQFRSSLGASPRDVLSLQCSPFHINTPLAPEIERLIRATGIHETDNAELALAKLQALLASAVTDLKQALRYYGAVLSIPACAGYEPADFGSPLERERAFQVFVDALVAASRKQPILGIVEDVQWMDPTTIELLVRVMARCPGERIMVLITHRDDYKADWLPSTAIRRIPLRKLAAHECEQMVAAVAGSDFVPRQITSQIVERTDGVPLFVEEFTRAVVDAGAVPPAAESPVPKLPEPLVPSSIHDSLMERLDRLGPAKRVAQIASVFGRRFDYEGIFNVFPDKSQTLPQALRALERAGIVYRSKEPQGEVFTFKHAMIQEVAYSSLLMEERRELHARVASWLLQEASIEESGQPAVLGYHYARAGNIPEAIEAWLQAGKSALRRSATKEAVAHLREGLSLISKMPASPRRFEAEIGLQSNLAMAYTANAGWSDPNVYGPYSRALELCASHGTIREKATVLWGSTIAKLVNCELTKGLEHAENFVRRAEEWRNDEAALMAYTAAVIANFFLGRLQQASELAALVSARYNPREHGKLVQIYQHDPLIVSLVYSGHIEWLLGRPGRARECCVTARQLANEIGHPFMVAFASILGVADHWYEGDLAENLASVKRGLKVADEYGYPMYRVIGPLWATAALAARGPAPDALEKLCGLLDKLPAENRCIQMPLYRILLATEFGRIGQMGRARNFAASAEALVKQTGERWAAPEIYRIHGSLLCRDPSRDDRAAMRLFKRSLATARKFGAVGWELRTAISIARLVSAGESASGRTEARDLLISTRAKFASAETSRDLREADDLVRVLN, from the coding sequence ATGAGCAGCGAGCCGAAGCCCGATCGTTTGGGCGGACTTCAGCGGACACAGGGGCCGCCGAATGTCGAGAATGAGGCTCCGCATGCCGAACGCCGCCAGCTCACCGTGACATTTATCGACATTGTCGGTTCGACACCCCTGAGCGAGCGGATCGATCCCGAGGAGTTCTTCGCGATTATCAGAACTTACCGCGATATCTGCGACGAACAGATTCGCCGCTACGGCGGTCATATCGCCAGAATGATTGGTGACGGGCTGCTCGCATTTTTTGGCGTCCCGCAAGCCCATGAAAATGATCCTGAGCGCGCGGTCCGCGCCTCTCTGGCGATTGCCGGGGCGATCAAGGAACACAAGTTTCTGCTGTCGGACGGCAGCTTCGTTCGCCTGGGCGTGCGCATCGGGGTCAACACCGGGGTCGTCGTCGTCGGCAGCGTGCCCGGCGAGCCCCCCGATCGACGGGAAGTGTTCGGCAGTACGGCGCATGTCGCTGCCCGCCTGCAAGGACTCGCGAGTGAGAACGGTATCGTAGTCGGCTCGAGCACTTACGATCTGACCCGCAGAACCTTCAGCTATGCGCCGCTTGGCCGACAAGCTCTCAAGGGCGTGGAGGAGCCGGTCGAGGCTTGGCGTGCAGAGGCGCTTGGGTCAAACGAAAGCAGGTTCGACCGCGCGCGGAGGTCGCCTCTTGCCCCGATGATAAATCGAACCAGCGAAAGTGCGTTACTTGCCGAGATGTGGCAGCAGACTCTCGCCGGCTCGGGACAAGTTGGCGTCATCTCCGGCGAGCCCGGCATCGGCAAGTCACGTTTGATCCGCCAGTTCCGCAGTTCGCTCGGAGCGTCTCCGCGTGATGTTCTGTCGCTGCAATGTTCACCGTTCCACATCAACACGCCGCTTGCCCCGGAGATCGAGCGCCTCATACGCGCGACTGGCATCCACGAGACCGACAACGCGGAACTCGCGCTGGCAAAACTGCAAGCGCTGTTGGCGAGCGCCGTCACCGATCTCAAGCAGGCGCTTCGTTACTACGGGGCGGTGCTATCGATTCCCGCATGCGCGGGATACGAGCCCGCGGATTTCGGATCTCCCCTGGAGCGCGAGCGCGCGTTTCAGGTGTTCGTCGACGCTCTTGTCGCCGCCTCGCGCAAGCAGCCGATCCTCGGGATCGTCGAGGACGTCCAGTGGATGGACCCGACCACCATCGAACTGCTGGTACGCGTGATGGCTCGCTGTCCTGGCGAGCGGATCATGGTCCTGATCACGCATCGCGATGATTACAAGGCCGACTGGTTGCCAAGCACGGCAATTAGACGGATCCCCCTCCGGAAGCTGGCAGCGCATGAATGCGAGCAGATGGTCGCAGCCGTCGCGGGCAGCGATTTCGTGCCGCGCCAGATTACCAGCCAGATCGTGGAAAGGACCGACGGCGTGCCACTCTTTGTCGAGGAGTTCACGCGGGCCGTCGTCGATGCCGGTGCGGTCCCGCCGGCCGCCGAAAGCCCAGTGCCGAAGTTGCCGGAACCCCTGGTGCCGTCAAGTATTCACGATTCCCTGATGGAGCGCCTTGATCGTCTCGGTCCTGCCAAGCGCGTCGCCCAGATCGCCTCCGTTTTCGGAAGGCGTTTCGACTATGAAGGCATTTTCAACGTGTTTCCGGATAAGAGCCAAACGCTGCCACAGGCGTTGCGAGCTCTCGAGAGAGCGGGGATCGTGTATCGCAGCAAGGAACCTCAAGGCGAGGTCTTCACGTTCAAACATGCGATGATACAGGAAGTCGCCTACTCCTCGTTGCTCATGGAGGAAAGGCGTGAACTCCATGCGCGCGTGGCATCGTGGCTGCTCCAGGAAGCCTCCATTGAAGAAAGCGGCCAGCCGGCGGTATTAGGCTATCATTATGCGCGCGCAGGCAACATTCCGGAGGCGATCGAGGCCTGGCTCCAGGCTGGAAAATCCGCGCTGCGCAGATCTGCCACCAAGGAAGCCGTGGCTCACCTTCGCGAAGGCCTCTCGCTGATATCCAAGATGCCGGCGTCGCCACGGCGCTTCGAGGCTGAAATCGGACTGCAATCCAATCTGGCGATGGCGTACACGGCCAACGCCGGATGGTCCGACCCGAACGTCTATGGCCCCTACAGTCGTGCACTCGAGCTTTGCGCGAGCCATGGCACCATTCGCGAGAAGGCGACGGTGCTGTGGGGAAGTACCATAGCCAAGCTGGTCAACTGCGAGCTCACCAAGGGCCTCGAACACGCGGAAAATTTCGTCCGGCGGGCAGAAGAGTGGCGCAACGACGAGGCCGCCCTCATGGCCTACACCGCCGCCGTGATCGCCAATTTCTTCCTCGGTCGTTTGCAGCAGGCGAGTGAGCTCGCGGCTCTGGTCAGCGCTCGCTACAATCCGCGCGAGCACGGCAAGCTGGTCCAGATCTATCAGCATGATCCATTAATTGTATCGCTCGTCTATTCCGGACACATTGAATGGCTGTTGGGCCGGCCCGGCCGGGCCAGAGAGTGCTGCGTGACGGCGCGGCAGCTTGCGAACGAGATCGGACATCCGTTCATGGTGGCTTTTGCCTCCATTCTCGGCGTCGCCGATCACTGGTATGAGGGTGACCTTGCGGAGAACCTTGCCAGCGTGAAGCGTGGTCTGAAGGTCGCTGACGAGTATGGCTATCCGATGTACCGGGTCATCGGTCCATTGTGGGCAACCGCAGCGTTGGCGGCACGAGGCCCCGCGCCGGACGCGCTCGAGAAGCTATGCGGCCTGCTCGATAAGCTGCCCGCCGAGAACCGGTGCATCCAGATGCCGCTCTATCGAATTCTGCTTGCCACGGAATTCGGACGGATCGGGCAGATGGGCAGGGCTCGAAACTTCGCTGCCTCGGCTGAGGCCCTGGTGAAGCAAACCGGCGAGCGCTGGGCAGCTCCCGAGATCTACCGGATCCACGGCTCGCTGCTGTGTCGCGATCCATCGCGGGACGACCGGGCCGCCATGCGCTTGTTCAAGCGCTCGCTTGCCACTGCCAGGAAGTTCGGGGCGGTCGGTTGGGAATTGCGCACGGCGATCAGCATCGCGCGCCTGGTCAGCGCAGGCGAGAGCGCATCCGGACGCACTGAGGCACGAGACCTGCTAATATCGACCCGGGCGAAATTCGCATCCGCGGAAACTTCCCGCGATCTGCGCGAGGCTGATGATCTGGTGAGAGTGTTGAACTAG